ACCATGGCATGAGTGATCAACCGCTTCTCAGTGTTAAAAATCTCGGCGTGCAATTTCGCCAAGGCGGCAAAGTTACCGATGCCGTACGCGGTGTGTCGTTTGATTTATTCAAAGGCAAAACACTGGCGCTAGTGGGCGAATCCGGTTCTGGAAAATCCGTATCCGCGCTTTCCATTCTCAAGCTTCTGCCTTATCCCGCAGCCCATCACCCACACGGTGAAATACTCTATGATGGCAAAGATCTTTTGAACGCGCCGGATAAAGAGCTGCGCCAAGTGCGCGGCAATGGCATTTCTTTTATCTTTCAAGAGCCCATGTCCTCGCTGAACCCGCTTCATAATGTTGAGCGCCAGATTGCTGAAGTGCTGAAACTACATCGTGGCATGAGCGATAAGCAGGCGCGTGTGCGCGTGTTAGAGCTTCTCAATCAGGTTGGTATTCGTGACCCAGAAACCCGACTGAAATCTTTTCCGCATCAACTCTCCGGTGGCCAGCGTCAACGCGTGATGATTGCCATGGCACTTGCTAATGAACCTGATCTTCTTATTGCGGATGAGCCAACCACTGCGCTTGATGTGACCGTGCAGGCGCAAATTTTAGAGCTTTTAAAAAACCTGCGCGAAGAAACCAGCATGGGGCTTTTGTTCATCACGCATGATCTGGGCATTGTGCGCAAAATTGCAGACGAAGTTTGTGTCATGACCAATGGCGAAATTGTTGAGCGCGGTGATGTGTCCAAGATTTTTGATAACCCGCAGCATGACTATACCAAGCATCTTTTATCGGCGGAGCCAAAGGGCAAACCTATTGCCGAAGACACAAAGGCCCCTGTCGTGATGCGCACGAACGACCTTAAAGTCTGGTTCCCCGTTAAGGCGGGTTTAATGCGCCGCACGGTCAGTCATGTTAAGGCCGTCGACGGTGTTGATGTGGAAGTGCGAGCGGGCCAGACATTGGGTGTGGTGGGCGAATCCGGTTCCGGCAAAACCACATTGGGGCTTGCTCTGATGCGCCTGATATCCTCCAAGGGGCAGATACAGTTTAACGATAAAGACATCAACCAACTCACATTCAAAGAAATGCGCCCGCTACGCCGCGATATGCAGATTGTCTTCCAAGATCCCTTTGGCTCGCTTAGCCCACGCCTATCAGTGCAGGGTATCATTGAAGAGGGTCTCAGCATTCATAAACCTTCACTCAGTGCTCTTGAGCGGGAAAAAGTTATTTGTGACGTGCTGGAAGAAGTGGGCCTTGATGCGGCTACCCGCCATCGCTATCCGCATGAATTTTCGGGCGGCCAGCGCCAACGCATCTCGATTGCACGCGCCATGGTGTTGGAGCCCAAATTTGTCATGCTGGATGAACCGACCTCTGCGCTCGATATGAGCGTACAGGCACAGGTGGTCGATTTATTGCGTGATCTACAGCGCAAACACCAATTGACCTATCTGTTTATCTCGCACGATTTAAAGGTCGTGCGCGCGTTATCAAACCATGTGATGGTGATGCAGCTTGGCAAGATCGTCGAGCATGGCCCTGCAGCGCAAATTTTTGACGAACCAAAAACCGACTACACAAAAACCCTGATGGCCGCAGCCTTCGACCTCGAAGCTACAAGCAAAATAGCAGGGGCAGTGGACTCGGTTTAACAACAGTTTATTCCAGCCATTGACGAAGGCTTTCATGTTTCATATGTCCTGCCCATGAGTATTCTTGATATCATTACCATACCGGATAAAATCCTGAAGCAGGCGTGCGACCCTGTTGAGCGGGTTGATGATGAACTGCGCACACTTCTCGATAATATGTTGGAGACAATGTATGAC
This is a stretch of genomic DNA from Hyphomicrobiales bacterium. It encodes these proteins:
- a CDS encoding ABC transporter ATP-binding protein, which encodes MSDQPLLSVKNLGVQFRQGGKVTDAVRGVSFDLFKGKTLALVGESGSGKSVSALSILKLLPYPAAHHPHGEILYDGKDLLNAPDKELRQVRGNGISFIFQEPMSSLNPLHNVERQIAEVLKLHRGMSDKQARVRVLELLNQVGIRDPETRLKSFPHQLSGGQRQRVMIAMALANEPDLLIADEPTTALDVTVQAQILELLKNLREETSMGLLFITHDLGIVRKIADEVCVMTNGEIVERGDVSKIFDNPQHDYTKHLLSAEPKGKPIAEDTKAPVVMRTNDLKVWFPVKAGLMRRTVSHVKAVDGVDVEVRAGQTLGVVGESGSGKTTLGLALMRLISSKGQIQFNDKDINQLTFKEMRPLRRDMQIVFQDPFGSLSPRLSVQGIIEEGLSIHKPSLSALEREKVICDVLEEVGLDAATRHRYPHEFSGGQRQRISIARAMVLEPKFVMLDEPTSALDMSVQAQVVDLLRDLQRKHQLTYLFISHDLKVVRALSNHVMVMQLGKIVEHGPAAQIFDEPKTDYTKTLMAAAFDLEATSKIAGAVDSV